Proteins encoded within one genomic window of Spirochaeta isovalerica:
- the aroC gene encoding chorismate synthase has translation MAGSSFGESFRITTFGESHGGAVGVIIDGVKPGLPLGEEDIQIQMDRRKPGQSSVTTPRKELDEVHIMSGLFEGKTTGTPILVILYNKDAMPSAYNDIKDKFRPGHADFTFLKKFGIRDYRGSGRASGRETAGRVAAGAIARKILEERGVSVTAYTKEAAGISCRTIDFDQIEKNPMRACDSDAAARMVPIIEKLAEEGDSMGGIVECRISGVAPGLGEPVFDKIEADLAKAMMSLGAVKGFEIGSGFNCASMKGSEHNDPMDKSGFVSNNAGGTLGGITTGEDIIFRIAVKPTSSISKIQWTVNLEGEEVNIKTEGRHDPCICPRIVPVVEAMACLVLEDHYKRQEALHI, from the coding sequence ATGGCGGGAAGCAGTTTTGGAGAGAGTTTTAGAATTACGACATTCGGAGAATCACACGGCGGTGCCGTCGGGGTTATTATCGATGGAGTAAAACCGGGACTGCCGCTCGGGGAAGAAGATATTCAAATCCAGATGGACCGCCGCAAACCCGGGCAGTCTTCTGTGACAACTCCCAGGAAGGAACTGGATGAAGTTCATATAATGAGCGGACTTTTCGAAGGCAAAACGACAGGAACTCCCATACTCGTCATCCTGTACAATAAGGATGCCATGCCTTCCGCTTATAACGATATTAAAGATAAGTTCCGTCCGGGTCACGCCGATTTTACATTTCTGAAAAAATTCGGCATTCGGGATTACAGAGGATCGGGAAGGGCATCGGGTAGGGAAACGGCCGGCCGCGTCGCCGCCGGGGCCATTGCCAGGAAAATCCTGGAAGAGAGAGGTGTTTCCGTAACCGCCTATACAAAGGAAGCCGCCGGAATCAGCTGCCGGACCATCGACTTTGATCAGATAGAAAAGAATCCCATGAGAGCCTGTGACAGCGATGCCGCTGCCAGAATGGTTCCCATTATTGAGAAGCTTGCCGAGGAAGGGGACAGCATGGGAGGTATCGTCGAGTGCCGCATTTCCGGTGTCGCTCCCGGACTGGGCGAACCGGTTTTTGATAAAATCGAAGCCGATCTGGCTAAAGCCATGATGAGTCTCGGAGCCGTTAAGGGCTTTGAGATAGGTTCCGGTTTCAACTGCGCTTCCATGAAAGGATCTGAACACAATGATCCTATGGACAAGAGCGGATTTGTAAGCAATAATGCCGGAGGTACTCTCGGAGGGATAACGACAGGCGAAGACATTATCTTCCGCATAGCTGTCAAACCGACATCGAGTATCAGTAAAATACAATGGACTGTCAATCTCGAAGGAGAAGAGGTCAACATCAAAACCGAAGGGCGGCACGATCCCTGTATCTGTCCGAGAATCGTACCTGTCGTGGAAGCCATGGCCTGTCTGGTTCTGGAAGATCATTACAAACGGCAGGAAGCCCTTCACATTTAG
- a CDS encoding DUF1295 domain-containing protein, producing the protein MDTLQLTFYILLAAIAYSFLGGLITKNYSQVDRLWSVLPPVYVLIWMKDFSSNPRYVIAAVLVVLWGIRLTTNFAIKGGYAFSFKKGFYGEDYRWDVLKAKIPNPVLFELFNLFFISGFQLGLIYLFTLPLYYLGSQTGPLTSVDYILFALHFILLAGEMTADIQQLTYYKKRSDEAEKNNRRIQLGFNTLGLWKYSRHPNYVCELGQWFVVYFYLHSRVGLHYTLAGPVVLLALFVGSTIMAENITAGKYEGYIRWKKMTAPWLPLLAPLPERKNKKAFLAEK; encoded by the coding sequence ATGGACACATTGCAATTAACTTTTTACATACTGCTGGCGGCCATAGCCTATTCTTTTTTAGGCGGGCTGATTACGAAAAATTATTCACAGGTAGACCGTCTCTGGTCCGTACTGCCTCCCGTCTATGTTCTGATATGGATGAAAGACTTCTCATCGAACCCCAGATATGTTATTGCCGCTGTTCTGGTTGTTCTGTGGGGAATAAGACTGACAACAAACTTTGCCATCAAAGGCGGATATGCTTTCTCCTTCAAAAAAGGATTTTACGGTGAAGATTACCGGTGGGATGTTCTGAAAGCGAAAATTCCCAACCCGGTTCTGTTCGAACTGTTCAATCTCTTTTTTATCTCGGGCTTCCAACTGGGACTTATTTATCTCTTCACTCTCCCCCTGTATTATCTAGGTTCACAAACGGGACCTTTGACATCTGTTGATTATATCCTGTTTGCTTTGCATTTCATTCTCCTCGCCGGCGAGATGACTGCGGATATACAGCAACTGACTTATTATAAAAAACGCTCTGATGAGGCTGAAAAAAATAATCGCAGAATTCAGCTGGGATTCAATACTCTGGGACTCTGGAAGTACTCCAGACATCCCAATTATGTATGCGAACTGGGGCAGTGGTTTGTTGTTTATTTTTATCTGCACAGCAGAGTCGGGCTTCACTATACCCTGGCCGGGCCGGTCGTTCTTCTCGCTCTCTTTGTCGGCAGTACCATCATGGCCGAGAATATTACGGCCGGGAAATATGAAGGCTATATCCGCTGGAAGAAAATGACAGCGCCGTGGCTTCCTCTGTTGGCTCCTCTTCCGGAGCGGAAAAACAAAAAGGCATTCCTGGCAGAGAAATGA
- a CDS encoding 4Fe-4S binding protein, protein MKKTTLFRLSRWGILLSILVLTTVMGRLHQMIKLYPSTDAFCPFGGLETFWALLRYNSLIRKVALSSVILLAVSTGTALLFRRSFCGNLCPLGFIQELFGSAGKSFFNRKFSLPPLIDKILRYLKYVVLVLVLALSWQTFSLVIQPYDPWLAYHHIGTEDLFSKYLVGTIILFASLGLGIFIERPFCRYLCPMGGFLGLISKIGFIRIRRNTETCIDCGICDISCPVDISISTAEQVATAECLTCSACINRCPVENTLFYSLPGKKKRKVSTAFVLFGTVALFTAVIAYATVTKQFIWKADTGLEWKVERLLAGPDRIKGDNQPVHIIQIYQIPPSYLQDQFSLLTEEDFYKTFDELGIEPSDVGDYVSMLYEQAGMDPTKLLGGNGGGRGHGRNSHEEDDH, encoded by the coding sequence ATGAAAAAAACAACCCTGTTTCGCCTGTCCCGTTGGGGAATTCTTCTCTCAATTCTCGTTCTGACAACAGTAATGGGTAGACTTCATCAGATGATAAAGCTCTATCCCTCGACAGATGCCTTCTGTCCTTTCGGAGGACTGGAAACATTCTGGGCTCTTCTCAGATATAACAGCCTGATCCGGAAAGTCGCATTGAGCAGTGTTATACTTCTGGCCGTTTCCACCGGGACTGCCCTTTTATTCCGGCGATCATTCTGCGGAAACCTCTGTCCTCTCGGTTTCATTCAGGAATTGTTCGGAAGCGCCGGAAAATCATTTTTTAATAGAAAATTTTCCCTCCCCCCTCTAATCGATAAAATCCTGAGATATTTGAAATATGTCGTTCTGGTCCTTGTTCTTGCCCTGTCATGGCAGACCTTCTCTCTTGTCATTCAGCCTTATGATCCCTGGCTTGCCTATCATCATATAGGTACAGAAGATCTGTTTTCCAAATATCTGGTGGGAACCATTATTCTTTTTGCATCGCTGGGTTTGGGAATATTCATAGAACGGCCTTTCTGTCGCTATCTCTGCCCTATGGGCGGGTTTCTGGGACTTATTTCAAAAATAGGTTTTATCAGGATTCGAAGAAATACAGAAACCTGTATAGATTGCGGAATCTGTGACATAAGCTGCCCTGTCGATATATCCATTTCAACAGCCGAACAGGTTGCTACAGCAGAGTGTCTTACCTGCAGTGCCTGCATCAACCGCTGTCCAGTCGAAAACACACTGTTTTACAGCTTACCCGGTAAAAAGAAGAGGAAAGTTTCCACCGCTTTTGTTCTCTTCGGAACAGTCGCCCTTTTTACAGCGGTTATCGCCTATGCAACTGTGACAAAACAGTTTATCTGGAAAGCCGATACCGGTCTGGAATGGAAAGTGGAAAGATTACTGGCCGGTCCCGATCGGATAAAAGGAGATAATCAACCTGTCCATATCATCCAGATATATCAGATACCGCCATCATATCTTCAGGATCAATTTTCACTTTTGACGGAAGAGGATTTTTATAAAACCTTTGATGAACTGGGTATCGAACCTTCTGATGTGGGAGATTATGTCTCTATGCTCTATGAACAGGCAGGTATGGATCCGACAAAACTTCTCGGCGGAAACGGAGGCGGCCGCGGTCATGGCCGTAACAGCCATGAAGAGGATGACCATTAA
- a CDS encoding DeoR/GlpR family DNA-binding transcription regulator: MKNEIPAERRVRILEKLREQGIVRVDELSSILGVSVITIRRDLTTLEAEGLLERTHGGAISTNLQINEPSYSDKDRLNIPLKASIAGKTASLIAEGETVFINSGSTTSLILKSLAAVPGLTIITNNVGALSGLEVRPDSELILTGGTFRYGTSCLVGEEVLNRLGRVHPTTSILGVDGISFKKGLTSHNTHEAAVSRKMMEQTRGRIIVAADSSKLGLLSQHYIGDLSEIDILVTNELPDPSFIKDFEKIGIDLIVSD; this comes from the coding sequence ATGAAAAATGAAATACCGGCTGAACGGAGAGTCCGCATTCTCGAAAAGCTGAGAGAACAGGGGATTGTCAGAGTCGATGAATTGAGTTCCATACTCGGCGTATCAGTCATAACCATTCGAAGGGATCTGACAACCCTGGAAGCGGAAGGCCTGCTCGAGAGAACCCACGGCGGGGCAATAAGTACGAATCTGCAGATAAACGAGCCCAGCTACAGTGACAAAGACAGGCTTAATATTCCATTAAAAGCTTCAATCGCCGGGAAAACAGCCTCTTTAATTGCAGAAGGAGAGACCGTATTCATCAACAGCGGTTCCACGACATCTCTGATACTAAAAAGCCTGGCAGCAGTGCCGGGTCTGACGATTATAACCAATAATGTGGGGGCTCTTTCGGGATTGGAAGTTCGTCCCGATAGTGAGCTGATTCTGACAGGCGGAACATTCCGCTACGGAACCAGCTGCCTTGTCGGCGAGGAAGTGCTCAACCGCCTGGGACGGGTTCATCCTACAACATCCATACTGGGAGTCGACGGCATCAGCTTTAAAAAAGGGCTGACTTCCCATAATACCCATGAAGCGGCTGTCTCAAGAAAAATGATGGAACAGACCCGGGGACGAATCATTGTTGCCGCCGATTCAAGCAAGCTGGGGCTACTCTCCCAACATTATATCGGAGATCTCTCTGAGATTGATATTCTCGTAACGAATGAACTCCCTGACCCGTCATTTATTAAAGATTTTGAGAAAATTGGAATTGATTTGATTGTTTCTGATTAA
- the trkA gene encoding Trk system potassium transporter TrkA, which yields MNIIILGAGKVGYHLARQLIHEDQHVTIIERDSHRAKQVSNQLDCIIINDEGNNLDVLRQAGLDKADFFISVTESDELNMISCGLASSYRNEVFTIARVRNIDYSHSAMSSRSLMGINQIINPEIEAAREIAKSVEHGAMSNVLQFNNTELQMLNLAVPRESSMIGQSLLQVNQTIGVTFLVPILMRDRDYIIPDGNTKFREGDLVYVIARESDFDVIFRFFRKPKVQINKIAIVGCGHLGCYVADYLVSNSEGESSLIGKLISRLTRQEQSGNLHLIDADYEQCKYLSERFPTAQVTHADITNEEVWEEELLKNFDLVISSTGNQELNLITSMYAKKVGVLRSISLVQTRAYKNIAESLGIDVSISINNVLVNTILKIIRKGNIKSIHNISGSPFEIIEFALSQSSSLNYQQIKNLKLPKETLIILVTRGEENLIPNGAMALEPGDHIVVIARKDSIKKLETLFGVG from the coding sequence GTGAATATTATAATTCTGGGAGCCGGTAAAGTCGGCTATCATCTTGCCAGACAGCTGATTCATGAAGATCAGCATGTCACAATAATAGAAAGAGATTCCCATAGAGCTAAACAGGTTTCCAATCAGCTTGACTGTATTATCATCAACGACGAGGGAAATAATCTGGATGTCCTCCGGCAGGCAGGGCTTGATAAAGCGGATTTTTTTATAAGCGTTACCGAATCGGACGAACTGAATATGATCTCCTGCGGTTTGGCCTCATCATATAGAAATGAGGTCTTCACGATCGCCCGGGTCCGGAACATCGACTACAGTCACAGCGCTATGAGCTCCCGATCCCTTATGGGAATCAATCAGATTATCAATCCGGAAATAGAAGCGGCGAGAGAAATCGCCAAATCAGTCGAGCACGGTGCCATGAGCAATGTTCTGCAATTCAATAATACGGAACTGCAGATGCTGAATCTCGCGGTTCCCCGTGAATCCTCCATGATCGGCCAGTCTTTACTGCAAGTGAACCAGACTATCGGTGTGACCTTCCTTGTTCCCATTCTCATGAGAGACCGGGATTATATAATTCCCGACGGAAATACGAAATTCAGGGAAGGCGACCTGGTATATGTGATTGCCAGAGAGAGCGACTTCGATGTCATTTTCCGTTTTTTTCGCAAACCCAAGGTGCAGATCAATAAGATAGCCATTGTCGGATGCGGACACCTGGGATGTTATGTGGCTGATTATCTGGTCAGCAATTCAGAAGGGGAATCCTCACTCATAGGCAAGCTCATAAGCAGGCTGACCAGACAGGAACAGTCAGGCAATCTCCATCTTATCGACGCCGATTACGAACAGTGCAAATACCTCAGCGAACGATTTCCCACGGCACAGGTAACCCATGCAGACATTACCAACGAAGAGGTGTGGGAAGAAGAATTGCTTAAGAACTTCGACCTTGTCATTTCCTCCACGGGAAATCAGGAACTGAATCTCATAACCAGTATGTACGCTAAAAAAGTCGGCGTACTGCGTTCTATTTCTCTGGTTCAGACCAGAGCCTATAAAAACATTGCTGAAAGTCTGGGAATAGATGTCTCAATCAGTATTAATAATGTTCTGGTCAATACGATTCTGAAAATTATCCGCAAGGGCAATATCAAGAGCATACACAATATCTCCGGAAGTCCTTTTGAAATCATCGAGTTCGCCTTGAGCCAGTCCTCTTCTCTGAATTATCAGCAGATTAAAAACCTCAAGCTTCCCAAGGAAACTCTTATCATTCTGGTTACCAGAGGAGAGGAGAATCTGATTCCCAACGGAGCGATGGCTCTTGAGCCGGGAGATCATATCGTTGTTATAGCCAGGAAGGATTCCATAAAAAAACTGGAAACCCTGTTCGGAGTGGGCTGA
- a CDS encoding RNA-binding protein produces MSKKIYVGNLSYRTVEDGLGDLFAQYGQVNSVKIIFDRETNRSKGFGFIEMEDDEAAEAAISELNNSEFEGRNLRVNEAIERERRPRRDNFNNY; encoded by the coding sequence GTGTCTAAGAAGATCTATGTAGGCAATCTCAGCTACAGAACAGTTGAAGATGGCCTGGGAGACCTTTTCGCCCAGTACGGACAGGTCAACAGTGTTAAAATCATTTTCGATAGAGAGACAAACCGCTCTAAAGGTTTCGGTTTTATCGAAATGGAAGATGATGAAGCGGCAGAAGCGGCAATCAGCGAACTGAACAACAGTGAGTTTGAGGGAAGAAATCTGAGAGTAAACGAAGCTATCGAGCGGGAAAGACGCCCCAGAAGAGATAACTTCAACAACTACTAA
- a CDS encoding Ldh family oxidoreductase translates to MDYAEKYKDCRWMDFQTLENFMKQVLLKSGIPEKDAHIISDILIESDKRGIDSHGIGRLKPIYIDRIDDGIVNPVTKIDIIKETETTAVLDGNNGMGHVVSRKAMEMAIEKAKNHGLAMVVVRNSTHYGIAGYYTSMATQAGMIGMTGTNARPSTAPTFGVENMLGTNPLTIGLPTDEEFDFNLDCATSVSQRGKIEVYGRAGKDLPPGWVIGENGETRTDTDQVLIDLTKGKAALTPLGGLGEETAGYKGFGYSTVVEILSAALQDGKFMKALNGFDSEGNKIPYPLGHFFIAINTEFFMGEKLFRTIAGTILRELRNSRKAAGAERIYTAGEKEYLARMYRKDHGCPVPEVLQKQMSQLRDRWNLDFSFEWD, encoded by the coding sequence ATGGATTATGCTGAGAAATACAAAGACTGCCGCTGGATGGATTTCCAAACTCTCGAAAATTTTATGAAGCAGGTATTGCTTAAAAGCGGCATACCGGAAAAAGATGCCCATATCATATCCGACATTCTGATTGAATCAGATAAGAGAGGGATAGATTCCCACGGAATCGGACGATTGAAACCGATATATATTGACCGGATTGATGACGGTATAGTCAATCCGGTTACAAAAATCGACATAATAAAGGAAACGGAGACAACAGCTGTCCTCGATGGAAATAACGGCATGGGCCATGTCGTTTCCAGGAAGGCTATGGAAATGGCTATCGAAAAAGCGAAGAACCACGGACTGGCTATGGTCGTTGTCCGCAACTCCACACATTACGGTATTGCCGGCTATTACACTTCCATGGCGACACAGGCCGGTATGATCGGAATGACCGGAACCAACGCCAGACCTTCGACAGCGCCTACTTTCGGTGTTGAGAATATGCTGGGTACCAATCCGTTGACTATCGGTCTGCCGACTGATGAAGAATTTGATTTCAATCTCGACTGCGCCACTTCGGTATCACAGAGGGGTAAGATCGAAGTTTACGGAAGAGCGGGAAAAGACCTGCCTCCTGGATGGGTTATCGGTGAGAATGGGGAGACACGGACCGACACGGATCAGGTTCTCATCGACCTGACCAAGGGAAAGGCGGCGCTGACGCCTCTGGGCGGCCTGGGGGAAGAGACAGCAGGCTATAAAGGCTTCGGTTATTCCACGGTGGTAGAGATTCTTTCCGCAGCTCTCCAGGACGGGAAATTCATGAAGGCTCTCAACGGTTTCGACAGCGAGGGAAACAAGATCCCTTATCCTCTCGGCCATTTTTTCATAGCCATCAATACGGAGTTTTTCATGGGTGAAAAGCTCTTCAGAACTATTGCGGGTACGATTCTCAGGGAATTAAGAAATTCGAGGAAGGCCGCCGGCGCTGAAAGGATTTATACAGCCGGAGAGAAGGAATATCTGGCCCGAATGTACAGGAAGGATCACGGATGCCCCGTTCCGGAAGTCCTCCAGAAACAGATGTCCCAATTGAGAGACCGCTGGAACCTCGACTTCAGTTTTGAGTGGGACTGA
- the rlmKL gene encoding bifunctional 23S rRNA (guanine(2069)-N(7))-methyltransferase RlmK/23S rRNA (guanine(2445)-N(2))-methyltransferase RlmL, with product MSTDHEYFATCPLFLEDLLASELESFGATDIKQQKAGVAFKGTLEAAYRTCLWSRIANRVLLPLREFSIEDKDQLYKGASLIRWENIISPDDTFAVSATLTRSPLKNEKHAALIVKDAIADYFRNLTGSRPDVDRSQPRARINLHAHGTEAVLSLDLSGDSLHKRGYRLEGSSASIKENTAAALLYRSGWAEIASQGGAFVDPMCGSATLPIEAALIAGDIAPGLYRTYFGFYGWMKHDPDLWEDLWDEAEERKEKGMKHIPPVTGYDQDGKVIPRALENIQRAGLNGIVHAEKRELNALRLNESWRGPGLIAVNPPYGERLGDVENLRSLYRSMGDIFSERFPGWKMTMITSSGELSKSTGLRAEKTNSIYNGPIKCILARFSLYENPNERKEHSGKKAIPLEQRISPALNSFVNRVRKRNKHLTKWAKRENISCYRIYDADLPDYNVAIDLYEGKWALVQEYAPPEEIEQEKADGRIKEIMSVLPEVLELSRSDIFLKTRRKQKGKAQYSRVAATGKREVVNEWGSRFWVNFTDYLDTGIFLDHRIVRSMIKDMSNGKKFLNLFCYTGTATVHAAAGGAKSTVSVDSSKTYTDWARDNMALNGFGDRKHKYVKEDCFTFLKNCKDRFDLIFLDPPTFSNSKSSRSTFDIQRDHVSLIKLTAGRLEKGGILIFSNNFRKFKLDEKALDKFNMEEISEKTISEDFRRNNRIHRSWIIQAKEV from the coding sequence ATGTCTACAGATCACGAATATTTTGCAACCTGTCCTCTTTTCCTGGAGGATTTACTGGCTTCTGAGCTTGAAAGCTTCGGGGCTACTGATATAAAGCAGCAGAAGGCCGGCGTTGCCTTTAAGGGAACTCTTGAAGCGGCATACAGAACCTGTCTGTGGTCGCGGATCGCCAATCGTGTATTGCTGCCTCTCCGTGAATTTTCCATTGAAGATAAAGATCAGCTGTACAAAGGTGCCTCTCTTATCCGATGGGAGAACATCATTTCCCCTGACGATACCTTTGCCGTGTCGGCTACCTTGACGCGCTCTCCCCTGAAAAACGAAAAGCATGCGGCCCTTATTGTCAAAGACGCCATTGCCGACTATTTTCGGAATCTCACCGGCTCACGACCCGATGTGGACAGAAGCCAGCCCCGTGCGAGGATCAATTTACATGCCCACGGAACGGAAGCTGTCTTATCTCTCGATCTATCGGGAGATAGTCTTCATAAAAGAGGTTACCGCCTTGAAGGTAGCTCCGCTTCCATTAAAGAGAACACAGCCGCAGCACTACTGTATCGATCCGGGTGGGCGGAAATAGCTTCACAGGGTGGAGCTTTTGTCGATCCGATGTGTGGAAGCGCCACGCTGCCTATAGAAGCGGCTCTCATCGCCGGAGATATTGCACCCGGTCTCTATCGCACATATTTCGGCTTTTACGGATGGATGAAGCACGATCCCGATCTCTGGGAGGATTTATGGGACGAAGCGGAAGAGCGTAAAGAGAAGGGAATGAAACATATTCCGCCTGTAACGGGATATGACCAGGACGGCAAGGTCATTCCCAGAGCACTCGAGAATATTCAAAGAGCCGGGTTGAATGGGATAGTGCATGCGGAAAAAAGAGAGCTCAATGCTCTCAGGTTGAATGAGAGCTGGAGAGGTCCCGGTCTTATTGCTGTCAATCCGCCTTACGGTGAAAGACTGGGAGATGTGGAGAATCTGAGATCGCTGTACCGCAGCATGGGGGATATTTTCAGCGAACGGTTTCCCGGCTGGAAAATGACCATGATAACCAGCAGCGGCGAACTGTCGAAAAGCACCGGGTTGCGGGCGGAAAAGACAAACAGCATCTACAACGGACCTATAAAATGTATACTGGCCCGTTTTTCCCTTTATGAAAATCCAAATGAAAGAAAAGAACACTCGGGGAAAAAAGCGATTCCTCTTGAACAGAGGATCAGTCCGGCCCTGAATTCTTTTGTCAACAGAGTCAGGAAGCGGAATAAACACCTGACCAAGTGGGCAAAACGGGAAAATATAAGTTGTTACAGAATCTATGACGCCGATCTGCCGGATTACAATGTTGCCATAGACCTCTATGAAGGCAAATGGGCACTCGTTCAGGAGTATGCGCCTCCCGAAGAGATAGAACAGGAAAAAGCTGATGGGCGGATTAAGGAAATTATGTCGGTACTCCCGGAAGTACTGGAACTCAGCCGTTCGGATATCTTTCTGAAAACCAGGAGAAAACAGAAAGGCAAAGCCCAGTACTCCCGCGTTGCCGCCACAGGAAAAAGAGAGGTCGTCAATGAATGGGGAAGCCGGTTCTGGGTGAATTTTACCGATTACCTGGACACGGGAATTTTTCTCGATCACAGAATTGTCCGTTCGATGATAAAAGATATGAGCAACGGAAAGAAGTTTCTCAATCTTTTCTGCTATACGGGGACCGCGACAGTCCATGCTGCAGCGGGTGGAGCGAAAAGCACGGTCTCAGTTGATTCGTCCAAAACATACACCGACTGGGCCCGTGATAATATGGCTCTTAACGGTTTCGGAGACCGTAAACACAAATATGTGAAAGAGGACTGCTTCACTTTTCTGAAAAACTGTAAAGACCGGTTCGATCTCATATTTCTCGATCCTCCGACATTCTCCAATTCAAAGAGCAGCCGGTCCACTTTTGATATTCAGCGGGACCATGTTTCTCTGATCAAACTGACAGCTGGCAGGCTCGAAAAAGGGGGAATTCTGATTTTTTCCAACAATTTCAGAAAATTCAAGCTCGATGAAAAAGCGCTCGATAAATTCAATATGGAAGAGATCAGCGAGAAAACTATTTCAGAGGATTTCCGGCGCAATAACAGGATTCACAGAAGCTGGATAATACAGGCGAAAGAGGTGTAG
- a CDS encoding TrkH family potassium uptake protein produces the protein MHFAMIFSVIAVLVMVIGGFMFFPLGIALYEGESEQAAAFGLTIVLVIILGLVLHLFTRKKKGKQFSAKDGFLMVTTSWVIASAAGALPFYLSGSIPAFTDAYFETMSGFTTTGASILTEIQSLPRSILFWRSLTHWLGGMGFVVLTVAIMPLLGIGGVKLVSAESPGPTMDKITPKITHMAKLLWVIYTAMTVIETVLLMAGGMSLFDALTHTFGTLATGGFSPMNASVGHYDSAYFDIIITVFMVLAGLNFGLYYRAMTGNFVEIKRNTELKVYLGIFIAATILAAIPMVGNVYSNWGESLRFSSFQVASIITTTGYATADFDLWPSFSKFILFLLMFVGGCSGSTGGGIKVIRIVTLFKQSVTEMKHLTNPRGVFTTRINGIVVKKDFVYTITGFVLLYFMLLMVTTGVVASSPGNYNLITSFSTALATVGNIGPGFSLVGPTMNYSFFPEGVKWFLSFAMMAGRLEIYTVLILFTPYFWRRR, from the coding sequence ATGCATTTTGCCATGATTTTTTCCGTCATAGCTGTCCTGGTTATGGTTATCGGCGGTTTTATGTTCTTTCCCCTTGGAATAGCCCTCTATGAAGGAGAATCCGAACAGGCCGCCGCTTTTGGCCTGACCATAGTCCTGGTCATAATTCTGGGTCTGGTGCTTCATTTATTTACAAGAAAAAAGAAAGGTAAGCAGTTTTCCGCTAAAGACGGTTTCCTTATGGTTACGACAAGCTGGGTTATAGCTTCGGCCGCCGGTGCTCTTCCGTTTTATCTTTCCGGTTCCATTCCCGCTTTTACCGATGCCTATTTTGAAACCATGTCCGGTTTTACCACGACAGGAGCCTCGATTCTCACAGAAATACAGAGCCTTCCCCGTTCCATTCTTTTCTGGAGGTCTCTGACTCACTGGCTCGGGGGAATGGGTTTTGTCGTGTTGACTGTAGCCATCATGCCTCTCCTCGGTATCGGGGGAGTCAAGCTTGTCAGTGCCGAGTCTCCAGGGCCTACAATGGACAAGATCACACCTAAGATCACTCATATGGCTAAACTGCTGTGGGTAATTTATACGGCTATGACTGTCATCGAAACAGTTCTTCTCATGGCCGGGGGGATGAGCCTCTTCGATGCTCTCACCCATACATTCGGAACCCTGGCTACCGGAGGGTTTTCACCCATGAATGCCAGTGTCGGCCATTACGACTCCGCCTATTTTGACATTATCATAACGGTTTTTATGGTTCTGGCCGGTTTGAACTTCGGATTGTATTACCGGGCCATGACAGGCAACTTCGTGGAAATCAAGCGCAATACGGAACTTAAAGTCTATCTGGGCATTTTTATAGCGGCGACGATACTGGCCGCGATTCCCATGGTCGGAAATGTGTACAGTAACTGGGGAGAAAGCCTCAGGTTTTCCTCCTTTCAGGTTGCGAGTATCATAACTACTACAGGATATGCCACAGCGGATTTCGATTTGTGGCCGTCCTTTTCCAAATTCATTCTTTTTCTCCTCATGTTTGTCGGCGGCTGTTCCGGGTCGACAGGCGGCGGAATAAAAGTTATCAGGATTGTCACCCTTTTTAAACAATCTGTAACGGAAATGAAACATCTGACCAATCCCAGAGGTGTTTTCACCACAAGAATTAACGGTATTGTAGTTAAAAAAGATTTTGTCTATACGATAACCGGTTTTGTCCTTCTCTATTTTATGCTGCTTATGGTTACGACCGGAGTGGTCGCCTCTTCTCCGGGAAATTACAACCTGATCACCAGTTTCTCTACGGCACTGGCCACGGTCGGTAATATCGGTCCCGGGTTTTCTCTTGTCGGACCGACTATGAACTATTCTTTCTTCCCCGAAGGGGTTAAATGGTTTCTCAGTTTTGCCATGATGGCCGGCCGCCTTGAGATTTATACGGTTCTGATTCTTTTTACTCCCTATTTCTGGAGACGTAGATAA